Below is a genomic region from Euwallacea similis isolate ESF13 chromosome 32, ESF131.1, whole genome shotgun sequence.
CTAAGAAATATTAAGACAAGTAGTTGGAATAAAACTGGTTGTTTAAGGATGTAGTAAAGGGAAGTGTCTTTGCGATTCGTTGCAGTGACGTActtttctcgattttttaaatttataaagcTATATGATGCAAAGGTGTTTCAATggcaaaattctaattttggtCGTAAACCGACATTAATTTCACGTCAATAAACTAACGTTAGTGGACTGTAATTTACGTCCATCTTTTTGACGTCAGTAAGACGTCAAGATTTAAGCGATTTCAATTCTACATCTGTCTTAATACTGCGCTCATCGACGAGAGTAGCGCcaactttaaaagttttaatgtgAAACACACTCTGTATTTGGTTTGTTTAAGATATAGTGATACAGTTTTTATGCTATAACACCAAGTATAGTATTAACGGAGGTTCTAAATACGTTAATAATAACTCTTTACCAtatttttggtataaaatGGATATTGGGACAAGTGTATTCAACTTACACCAATTGAATGTTCGCATGCGTTACCAAATAGTCGAAAATACTATTCTTTGACATTTCAGTCAAATGAGCAGAATCAGTGTTCTACgcttctttaatatttaaggttAGAGTGTTTGCACACGTGATTAATCATTTGGCCGAACGTTGCTAACATGACAAGATGCCATTAAAACCCGGAAAGAAAACTGTCAATTGAAAGAACCTAAAAGCTAGGTTAGTTTTAGCTTGTAGGTCACCCCTCTTtggtttcgtttttttaaataaaaatatgcaaaaaaacaCAGTAAAATGCAGAATAGGGCCCTCGGTACTGAACGCGGACCTGTCCCAATTGTATGTGGAGTCGAGGAGATTACTTGACAACGGGGCGGACTACCTTCACCTAGACGTTATGGACGGTAACTTTGTTCCCAATCTTTCGTTCGGCCACCCCGTAGTTAAATGCCTCAGGAAAAAGATACCCCACGCCTTTTTTGAGACGCATATGATGGTCCAAGAGCCACAAAAGGTAACATGTCAGAAGCCACTATTGTATGGTGTTTGTTAAGGTTTCTCAAAAAGTTACTCGCGTCACTGATCTAATAAAGTATTGTTAACATTAGGTTACTTGACTCTAACGCATtttaaatctgtaaaaatgtGAACCCCAGAATTTACATGCTAATCAAAATAACCTAAGTAACTTTTCCAAAAACAAACCTTTAGGTTCAAATTTTCAgccataaataattatataaatacaaaaaaatttcattcatagATACTAGTAAATCGTTCCTATTAAGTGTCCTTCAAACCCGTTTTCaattgttaaataaagaaTAGAACAGATATATGTAGTGGCAGTCTCATGCAACTGTAAATTCAGAGACGCTAAGACACATTTATCTAATCTCATGTTCAATACATTTGAggttgattttaattaaagatagAGAATATTCTTAACATATGAACACTGTTTATCTAAGGGGAACCAAGCACCAAACTAGCAATATAGTGATACAGATTTTATTTGCTTAGCTTTTTAATTCATCTAAACTCTCAAATCATGGCTACAATAACCTTTTTGAAGGCTGAAAATATCAATTGATAGTTGGACAATCACATATTTGACTTACTGCTTCTGATTGATTCAAGATTTCAAAGCTCTGAAAACTAATTTCAAATACCCTCAGCTGATCAAAACAGTTTTGCAGAAGAATATAGTGTGGGTAGCCTTCAATCATAAATTTGGCAGCATTGACAACATCCCACTATGTTCAATTTCTTGCTTGCTCTTCTTCATAGCCCTTGTTGACtattattttagaaagagCTGgtcatttttttgctaaacacttaattaatttgggaaaaatgtcACCATTGGGTGGACCACATAGTGAACATCTGTCAGGCTGCCTTCTAATCACAGGTATGTAGCATCTTTGTTTGCATCCTCTTTTCTAAAACATCATAGTCTACCACATCTCAACCCATTTTAAACTATTAAACTGGAAAATtgcatgaaaatattttttacatttattctTTGCCACTATTTGTCGAGCCTTATAACTTTTCTCGACAGGCCTCCTTGTTTCTGCTTAATCCTGTTTGCTTGCTGCTTGCATCTGCATGTTTGATATGACTTAACCATACTCAGTACCATTTTGGTTCACCAACACCTACATAATTGAATTGTACACAATACTGTAATCACCTATTAGTTGGGGCCTTGGAACCTCTTCAGTGATCCTCAGGTAGgtccattttattttcttaacgAAAGTTCCATTTAGAAGTGAGTTTGATAGCCATACTTACTTTTTGAATGAGCCTGAATAACcattgttttaattacttatttaattgCCCacctattttcaataattataaacctgacatatatgtataatgttCCAAAAAGGTTGTATCAAATTTAAGGAAGTTATAGTGGGCATTACAATAAACAATTGTTGTGTAGAAATCCCTTGTCAAAAATGAGTCGTTTTGGTTCcagaattatttttgttcaaaagatTTCCATATTCAACTTATGTGAATATAATAaagacaaacaaaataaacactttgTTGACAATGCACTTACATATTTTGCTCGTACTGTACTGGatcatttaattaaaccaacatttttatggaCGATAGATCGGATGAGGCGGACCAAGTAGCCAGCGCGAAGTCTCGATTTAAGcccattggatttttttcctcCGAAATTACATTAAGTCATTAGTGTATGAAACTTTTCGTACAGCAAGATCCGCACATTTTACAACGGGTACGCGATTCAATGTTTAAAAGACCTGAAATCGGGTTGGGGATCCTTACTATGAACctttattttgcattatttttaataaaaatgaaataaatatcgGAGTATTTTGGTGTCAATAAGTTAATATTTCGTTCTTGAACAAAAACGACTCTGGAGCCAAAACGCCTCATTTTTGACCAGAgatttctatgcaaaaattgtttaccgCAATGTCCTCTATAACTTCCTTGAGTTTGGCACAccctttttggaacaccctgaatacatttttatattatacagggtgttaattaagtATGTAGCCAAACTTTAAGGGATGAATCCTTGAAAAATTGTAGAGTTCAtattaacatgggtccgcaaCCGTACCCTAAAGCGGAAGTACACAAAAACACAATGCAAGACTTGGAAAAAAGCACATGTTTCCCTGgcaacaaaattagaaaatttattgatagaggattttaattattttcaaatgggaTTAATCTCCAATTAGATATGGAATATAATTTTGCAGTGGATTGAACCTATGGCTGATGCAGGCGTCAGCCAATACACCTTCCACATAGAACCAGTAATAAAAGACGTGCTTCCAATATGCCGTAAAGTACATGAGGCAGGGATGAAAGTCGGATTGGCTCTGAAGCCCGGCACTGGAATTGAAGCTGTTAGACAATACATTGATCATGCCGATATGATTTTGATAATGACAGTGGAGCCAGGTAAACACATAAATGCTGGGAATAGAAACCATTTAAGTTCTTGATAAAATCCCATATAAAATCTGGggtgaaagttttaaaaaacatttgtgAATTACTTATGGTCAAAGGTAGCTAGAAGTATGtgaaaattacaaactttGACTTTTAGAGAATTTTCTATGGGAAAACTAGTGcataaagtatttttgttcCTTTATACTGAATGCCTATAAGATAGTATACCAGAGCTGTCTTTGAACGATGCCGTCAAAACATCTAAAGATTGAATATTTAGGTTTTGGCGGTCAAAAATTCATGCCCGATATGATGCCTAAGGTTCAATGGTTGAGGCATAACTATCCCCTGCTCGATATTGAAGTGGACGGTGGAGTAGGCTTAAATACAATTACTGCCTGTGCTgaggtaaataattttctcgCAAAATCTTGTGTACCTATGAGATGTGATGTACCCATAAGAAATATGGCTTTCAGGCTGGTGCTAACATGATTGTGGCGGGGACCGCTATAACAGGAGCCTGCGATCAGCGGTCAGTAATGGCAAGTCTGCGGGAAACTGTCGAAAGCTCAATTCATAAATGCAATGTTTAAGTCTGCATGCATATGTGATAATACaactatataaattaaatgggCCGCAAAAGGACACACGCCAGTGGTTTacttttgattattaatttgcgaGTATCGAAGGCCCCTTGCGGTCCATTCCTTAGGTGAATTGTTAACGGTTAAGAATACTAGGTACACATACATACAAATCCTAACTGGCGGTAGGTAAATTGTTAACAATCATATTAAGATTGACTATATTATACAGAGTTAATTCAAACGGATAATTAGCGTTGTCCTTTGAATTTAGGTTGTTCCCTACGTGTATACTTAAACGTTCGTTTTAAGAGTTGTTGTACAGGGTAACCCATAACATGGGCGTTTGTTATGTATTGTTTTTTGGGCCTTtttttagacaattttttcttaggGGGAAAATATCATTGCTTGTTGCCACATCAAGCGAATTAAAGCAGAAGTGTAGATTTGCGGGTTTTTCATTCTGTCTGCATTCGTTCCTATACTGATTTTTATCTGATAAAGATGCATTTCCTTGGAGTAAATTAGGAGCGAAGTGGACACACGTGTTATCAATTTACACCGCATTTATAAGCGTTTTTCAATATGTAAGCGTTACGTTACGAACTCTTCTAcattctattttttatatgttgacTTTTAGATTTGTTACGGAGTGGTCAAATATTACATGTAAtatatttgcaataattgaataaattataagGGGATTAAGTTGCTGTGTTTTGGTGATATCTTTCCTTGATGTTTTTATCCCCTTCTAGTACACCTGTGTCCATTAATCAATTAATCATTTGTTGATGGATCCCGTTACCCATTGGCTAATCTTGTAAGtttgattttggttttataAATCTTCTGATTCTCATATCTCATACGTCACtctttgataattaactgaaTTACAAATAGTTGGAGAGTGTAGAAGAAATATGGCGTTAAAGGTATTGACATATCATCTAAAATTTGAAGCCATTCAGTGATTTTCTGTTAATCTTAAGATTGAAAAGGGTGTGTTACGCCACTGCTTTTGTGGATAAAACAGTTGTTATTCTTTGTTAGCTTAAAAACCatcgataaaaaaacatttctcttGTTTTGAGcgagaatttttattgtacaaGGTATTTCAATTAATCTGAGTCAAATCTACTCAAATCATCATCATTCCCTTGTGTTTTCAGCTCATTTTGTTCAGGCCCATTGTCCGATGCCGTCTCCAAGACATCGTCACTCTTTTTCTCGAACGTTTTGCTCTTAAATTCAGGTTTCAGCTTAGACTTCAAGGCGGTCAAACTAATAAGTATAGCTTCTTCGGTCCTAATGGTTTTTGACCCCTAAAAACGCCAGTTTTTACGTTATTATAACACcatataactaaaaaatacttGTTCAGGGATAGTATTTAAATAGCTGTCAAAAAGTAAACTCGGGTCATCAGCATCGAGAACAGAATCATTCTCCAGGGCTGCTTCCAATCCGTGTAAACCACCGAAAACTACGAGTAAATGTTTGTACTTAGGGCATGTAAATTCGTCCACTGAAGTACCCTTGTCTGAAGTTCCAATAGTCAGATCATACCTGTATTTCAATAGTACAGATTCTACATGTGAACAATTCCCCCAGGGGACTTAAAGGTCTTACCCTTTCTTATAAGGGCAATGAGAAAAAACTTTACTCAGTGAATTGGCTATTCTTACACTATAGCCCCAGTAAATACCAGTTTCACTCCTAGGCAAGCTGGGAGAGACAATAGTTCCTTTAAGCTTCTTTGAGTTTTGATCTTGAGGTAGCAATTTAACAGTGCAACGaatacctttaaaaaatacattttgtttactattttaaaaccaatttttttaatattctttacCTGGCACTAGAACTTTATCAACCCTGACTTGCTTCAGTAAGCCAGCATTTACAATTGAACCTTTACCGGCTTTCACTGGCATATCTAAAACCACTCCTTctctggaaaaaatattaataactgCGTATGCTATACTGG
It encodes:
- the Rpe gene encoding ribulose-phosphate 3-epimerase, yielding MQKNTVKCRIGPSVLNADLSQLYVESRRLLDNGADYLHLDVMDGNFVPNLSFGHPVVKCLRKKIPHAFFETHMMVQEPQKWIEPMADAGVSQYTFHIEPVIKDVLPICRKVHEAGMKVGLALKPGTGIEAVRQYIDHADMILIMTVEPGFGGQKFMPDMMPKVQWLRHNYPLLDIEVDGGVGLNTITACAEAGANMIVAGTAITGACDQRSVMASLRETVESSIHKCNV
- the LOC136417993 gene encoding putative methyltransferase C9orf114, with the protein product MMEGDSKAGLHKKRTWSEINKSRKEERRKWKEINLEKKFEKQRAQNEKAEQASSIAASLQPKFISTLSIAVPGSILENAQSAELRTYLAGQIARAACIFKVDEIVVFDDYADEASAKKSRFDPGDGSTESRHSCVQLGRILQYLECPQYLRKHFFPIHKDLQYCGLVNPLNAPHHLSMRDKFVFREGVVLDMPVKAGKGSIVNAGLLKQVRVDKVLVPGIRCTVKLLPQDQNSKKLKGTIVSPSLPRSETGIYWGYSVRIANSLSKVFSHCPYKKGYDLTIGTSDKGTSVDEFTCPKYKHLLVVFGGLHGLEAALENDSVLDADDPSLLFDSYLNTIPEQGSKTIRTEEAILISLTALKSKLKPEFKSKTFEKKSDDVLETASDNGPEQNELKTQGNDDDLSRFDSD